The DNA region CTGGATTTTCTACACCGACGGCGACGCCCAGTACGACGCGCGCGAGCTGGCGCTGCTGGCCCGCGCCGTGACCGATGGCGTGGATGTAGTTCAGGGCTACAAAATCAAGCGCCACGACCCGCTTCATCGCATCCTGATCGGCCTGGCCTATCAGTACTTTGTGAAGTTCCTCTTTGGGCTGGTTATTCGCGACGTGGACTGTGACTTTCGCCTGATGCGCCGGGCCATCTTCGACCGCATCCAACTCGAATCCACCACCGGCACCATCACGTTCGAGATGGTTAAGAAAATTCAGGATGCCGGTTACCGCTTTGTCGAAGTGCCGGTAAGCCACTGGTATCGGCAGTACGGCAAGTCGCAGTTCTTCAATTTCCCGCGCGTGGCGCGCACCTTGCTGGCCCTCATCGGCTGGTGGTGGCGCCTGGTGATCAAGCGTGAGCACCTGCAGCCCGCGGCTAAGCCACAGGGAGCGCTTAGGTGACAAGGCGACAGACAAGTCACNNNNNNNNNNTCGGCAGCAACCTGGCGCGGCGCCTGGCCGACCTGGGGGCGCGTGTCACCGTCGTCGATTCGCTCATCCCTGAATACGGCGGC from Chloroflexaceae bacterium includes:
- a CDS encoding glycosyltransferase family 2 protein yields the protein WIFYTDGDAQYDARELALLARAVTDGVDVVQGYKIKRHDPLHRILIGLAYQYFVKFLFGLVIRDVDCDFRLMRRAIFDRIQLESTTGTITFEMVKKIQDAGYRFVEVPVSHWYRQYGKSQFFNFPRVARTLLALIGWWWRLVIKREHLQPAAKPQGALR